The following are from one region of the Melopsittacus undulatus isolate bMelUnd1 chromosome W unlocalized genomic scaffold, bMelUnd1.mat.Z SUPER_W_unloc_6, whole genome shotgun sequence genome:
- the LOC117438296 gene encoding LOW QUALITY PROTEIN: tyrosine aminotransferase-like (The sequence of the model RefSeq protein was modified relative to this genomic sequence to represent the inferred CDS: deleted 1 base in 1 codon) has product KFKPMATLGTNVPILSCGGLAKRWLIPGWCMGWILIHDRRDIFGNEIRDGLVRLSQRILGPCTLVQGALKCILHRTPPKFYHNTLSILKSNADLCYAALSAIPGPQPVGPNGAMYLMVEIQMEHFPEFENDVEFTCFEYSDFFRVVITVPEEMILEACSHIQEFCEMHYQCAKDLECDK; this is encoded by the exons AAATTCAAACCCATGGCAACCCTCGGCACCAATGTGCCAATCTTGTCCTGTGGTGGCTTGGCAAAGCGGTGGCTCATCCCTGGCTGGTGCATGGGCTGGATCCTAATTCATGACAGGAGAGACATCTTTGGTAATGAG ATCAGGGATGGCCTTGTAAGACTGAGTCAAAGGATCCTAGGACCCTGTACACTTGTTCAAGGAGCACTGAAATGTATCTTGCACCGAACACCCCCTAAGTTCTACCACAACACCCTCAGCATCCTCAAG tccAATGCTGACCTTTGTTATGCTGCCTTATCAGCTATCCCTGGCCCCCAGCCTGTC GGCCCCAATGGAGCCATGTACCTCATG GTTGAGATTCAGATGGAGCATTTCCCTGAATTTGAAAATGATGTGGAGTTCACA tgttttgagTACTCAGACTTCTTCCGTGTGGTGATCACTGTGCCTGAGGAGATGATCTTGGAGGCCTGCAGTCACATTCAGGAGTTCTGTGAGATGCACTACCAGTGTGCTAAGGATTTGGAGTGTGACAAATAG